One Plasmodium cynomolgi strain B DNA, chromosome 12, whole genome shotgun sequence genomic region harbors:
- a CDS encoding hypothetical protein (putative): MKIPLGSVRPFNTYNIPSIINNTKVHSTYRENRKRNEDDLMKIYNRELVAFPYDEERFNKLLNIHGTVRKKNVADFFFNPNMYINVKNCRVRNVTPSHFSIENIDKCFLFEKEHLDGFFPEGLAGELPKDILMHGGGSSDRESGTQAKGKEAFPDGDYQHDNLDLFLRELEKNQNHIVPDQRLIKNAQQLKGVGLLFRKLAYEIVDELKHFEENYTLCKRRDSYKLDSYFAQRGECASYYDGGDANGDSTEEAYSRGNNDGNDSSNDRNDRNNYKGVSYKSRSFLIDGKRGTGKSCILNTIVLWAKLNQWLVIFVPDIKKYKFDINTIVRSNTNLYIQPELSKQFLEDLVKTNKPFLKKLKVDKRILENTCLDGTHLLYNKRIYDEIIRKTIDAEIANDEQNYNSLSEREKNLYRQKLYKFYYDNVKIPNLLDKFSVPPNLLELAHIGINNVSYANLCIYALFEHLKKQTEFPLLIAVDQFNFNLSVSEYLSINFENTKYNGYIPTYYFTIPKLLLKWDANKYKRCVKIVSTCWDRENRRNFRPELLGIHKRDVKTARNFTLREFKNYVSHLYNQNVIYNFDVNKLEYFYMLTGGNGFQARKLLTTLY; the protein is encoded by the coding sequence ATGAAAATCCCCCTAGGCTCTGTACGCCCATTCAACACGTACAATATCCCGTCCATTATAAACAACACAAAGGTACACAGCACGTATAGAGAAAACCGCAAACGAAATGAAGATGACTTGATGAAGATTTACAACAGAGAGTTGGTGGCATTTCCATATGATGAAGAAAGATTTAATAAGCTTCTAAATATTCATGGGacggtgagaaaaaaaaatgttgctgattttttcttcaatccAAATATGTATATCAATGTGAAGAATTGCAGGGTAAGAAATGTCACCCCTTCCCATTTCTCTATCGAAAATATAGATAAGTGCTTCCTGTTCGAGAAAGAGCACTTGGACGGTTTTTTCCCTGAGGGGCTTGCGGGGGAATTGCCCAAGGATATCTTGATGCACGGTGGGGGGAGCAGCGATAGGGAGAGTGGTACGCAAGCCAAAGGAAAGGAAGCTTTCCCCGATGGTGACTACCAACATGATAACCTTGACTTGTTTTTGCGAGAACTGGAAAAGAACCAGAACCACATTGTGCCAGATCAACGTTTGATAAAGAATGCACAACAGTTGAAGGGAGTAGGATTGCTGTTCAGAAAATTGGCGTACGAAATTGTAGACGAGTTGAAACACTTTGAAGAGAATTACACACTGTGCAAGCGGAGAGATTCCTACAAGCTGGATAGCTATTTTGCGCAAAGAGGTGAATGCGCTAGTTACTACGATGGTGGTGATGCGAATGGAGACTCAACTGAAGAAGCCTACAGCAGGGGGAACAACGACGGGAATGACAGCAGCAACGACAGGAATGACAGGAACAACTACAAGGGGGTGTCCTACAAAAGTAGAAGCTTCCTAATAGACGGAAAGAGGGGAACAGGAAAGAGCTGCATCCTGAACACCATAGTCCTCTGGGCCAAGTTAAACCAATGGCTTGTTATCTTCGTCccagatataaaaaaatacaaattcgATATTAACACAATTGTTCGAAGTAatacaaatttgtatattcaGCCAGAACTGAGTAAACAATTTCTTGAAGACTtagtaaaaacaaataaaccttttttaaaaaagttaaaagttgataaaagaattttggaaaatacgTGTCTAGATGGAACACATTTATTGTAcaataaaagaatttatgATGAGATTATCAGAAAAACGATCGATGCGGAAATAGCAAatgatgaacaaaattataattcCTTAAgtgaaagggaaaagaattTGTACAGgcaaaaattgtacaaattttaCTATGACAATGTAAAGATACCAAACTTATTGGATAAATTTTCAGTGCCTCCTAATTTGTTAGAATTAGCACATATTGGAATAAATAATGTGTCATATGCCAACCTTTGCATCTATGCATTGTTCGAACATTTGAAGAAACAAACAGAATTTCCCCTTCTCATAGCTGTTGATCAGTTCAATTTCAACCTCAGTGTCTCAGAATATCTATCcataaattttgaaaatacaaaatataatggGTACATTCCTACGTACTATTTTACTATTCCTAAATTGCTACTAAAGTGGGACGccaataaatataaaaggtGTGTTAAAATTGTTTCCACCTGTTGGGATAGAGAAAATAGGAGAAATTTCAGGCCAGAACTGCTGGGCATACACAAAAGGGACGTTAAAACCGCTCGTAACTTCACCCTGCGAGAGTTTAAGAATTAC
- a CDS encoding RNA helicase (putative) produces the protein MIFKPLTVKTPLLKELRKKGLVSIEVADAGSVKVLTKDDLEGSPKGSETSGTNKERIKRKKINGNKNGRKLSPSKGSKKRKRENVDQTDSKEEDSKKVMKKSIEKRDPRKCTAGSEPSLEEIDSRGEDTHKGFKRRKKKRGRKKKRPKNGPTGCNEEVVSIGQAACSANPSSCPADPPTASRAKGEAPKKEKFDIQKVIQNEENFKREVEVKYKVHYVRWNLNGKLNLLYSIMKSLHDAKFWKPTEIQKQTLEHSINFKKDIIVVSKTGTGKTLTFCIPILNNIVKNKLREYKKKGSCVSKLRCIILVPTRELAIQILSHFSNINKYTHIYIATIIGGLNLNKQKRIISNKPEILVCTPGRLKYFLLLNDKINYLDKMKHVRYFACDEIDKMIETSFMRDINFIAKHLYKSVGQKKKFIQTFLLSATLGLSVHLQNENLAKLLNYITIRKEKSCIINLADDHLVDDPSRGEGGSILPDGLSLNVVKCERKKILHKLFYLLKLYFLNGSVGHSPDDTNQVNQNNDSTEHGKVKKIVIFVNTIKETKELNSIFRFLFFDQGIESSVPKKYRCDMSLKERINIFSIHSKQSLKERMQSISKFSQSINHSVLFCTDVLSRGIDLDKCDVIIQLSCPVSDITFVHRSGRTARNFKTGTCICFITDDEIARWKSSLKKIGLVFENLHELEMVKRISDHEDTKINSAILCCNKMVQLQNKIKDNKNKSLLSKLAREAELEDEEGSSTDSDNPSGKITNEAILKQLLRLKKELYNTLYRE, from the exons ATGATTTTTAAGCCCCTTACTGTGAAGACCCCCCTCCTCAAAGA gcttcgaaaaaaaggactgGTGTCCATCGAGGTCGCAGATGCTGGAAGCGTAAAGGTTCTAACTAAAGACGATCTGGAAGGTTCACCTAAGGGAAGTGAAACGAGTGGCACTAACaaggaaagaataaaaagaaaaaaaattaatggaaacaaaaatgggaggaagtTATCTCCTAgtaaaggaagcaaaaagagaaaacgcGAAAATGTTGACCAGACAGATTCGAAGGAGGAGGACTCTAAAAAAGTTATGAAAAAGTCAATTGAGAAAAGGGACCCCAGGAAGTGCACCGCTGGTAGTGAACCCTCCCTCGAAGAAATTGACAGCCGAGGGGAGGACACCCATAAGGGGtttaaaaggaggaaaaaaaaaagagggagaaaaaaaaaaaggccaaaaaaTGGCCCCACGGGATGTAATGAGGAGGTTGTTTCCATCGGCCAGGCCGCGTGCTCTGCCAACCCATCCTCGTGCCCGGCCGACCCCCCCACCGCTTCCCGCGCGAAGGGGGAGGcccccaaaaaggaaaaattcgacatacaaaaagtgatccaaaatgaggagaacTTCAAACGGGAGGTCGAAGTCAAGTACAAGGTGCACTACGTCAGGTGGAACCTAAATGGAAAACTCAACCTCCTATATAGCATAATGAAATCATTACATGACGCCAAATTCTGGAAACCAACAGAAATACAAAAGCAAACCCTAGAACACTCCATAAATTTTAAGAAGGACATAATCGTAGTGTCCAAAACGGGAACGGGAAAAACTCTAACCTTTTGCATACCCATATTGAATAatatagtaaaaaataaattaagggaatacaaaaagaagggaagcTGCGTTTCCAAACTTAGGTGCATCATACTAGTCCCAACAAGAGAACTAGCCATTCAAATTTTAAGTCACTTCAgcaacataaataaatacaccCATATTTACATCGCAACAATTATTGGAGGATTAAATcttaataaacaaaaaagaattatatcgAATAAACCAGAAATTTTAGTTTGCACCCCGGGAAGATTGAAGTACTTTTTACTCCTAAATGATAAGATAAACTATTtggataaaatgaaacacgTCAGATATTTTGCATGCGACGAAATTGACAAAATGATAGAAACTTCTTTCATGAGGGATATCAATTTTATTGCCAAACATTTGTACAAGTCCGTGgggcagaagaagaaatttattcaaacttttctcctttccgcTACTCTAGGGCTGTCAGTccatttgcaaaatgaaaatctaGCCAAAttgttaaattatattaccATAAGGAAAGAAAAGTCTTGCATCATCAATTTGGCCGATGATCATTTGGTAGACGACCCATCCCGGGGTGAGGGAGGAAGCATCCTCCCTGACGGCCTCTCCCTCAACGTGGTCAAAtgcgaaaggaaaaaaatactacacaaacttttttaccttctcaAGCTGTATTTTCTGAACGGTTCAGTAGGTCACTCCCCAGATGATACCAATCAGGTAAACCAAAACAATGACAGTACTGAACAcggaaaggtaaaaaaaatagttatcTTTGTAAACACCATCAAGGAAACCAAAGAGCTAAATAGCATATTTAGATTTTTATTCTTCGACCAAGGGATAGAGTCATCCGTGCCCAAAAAATACCGTTGCGACATGTCGCTAAAGGAACggataaacattttttcgatACACTCCAAACAGTCTCTCAAGGAGCGCATGCAAAgcatttcaaaattttctcaaTCGATCAACCATTCCGTTTTGTTTTGCACGGATGTACTAAGTAGAGGAATCGACTTGGATAAATGTGACGTGATAATTCAGCTCAGCTGTCCCGTTTCGGATATCACCTTTGTGCATCGGTCTGGCCGCACAGCTAGAAATTTCAAAACAG GCACCTGTATCTGCTTCATCACGGATGACGAAATTGCGCGCTGGAAAAGTTCACTCAAAAAAATAGGCCTCGTTTTCGAGAATCTGCACGAACTCGAAATGGTGAAGCGAATCAGCGATCACGAAGACACCAAAATAAACAGTGCAATTCTCTGCTGCAACAAAATGGTACAAttgcaaaacaaaataaaagacaataaaaataaatccctTTTAAGCAAGCTAGCTAGAGAAGCCGAAttggaagacgaagaaggaagTTCCACAGACTCGGACAACCCATCAGGGAAAATAACAAACGAAGCCATTCTCAAGCAGTTGCTACGCCTAAAGAAAGAACTGTACAATACACTCTACAGGGAGTAG
- a CDS encoding histidine -- tRNA ligase (putative), whose product MSISVYKSKIFNTKDVVDVCIHQKLLKLESSSFKDSVYKLNEHKKSVDELAKGDGSFITGTNVNVGGEEVPKGEQKAGQGKSRSYHMDELKCLYFFFLINMLRFKNNLDLNLIRSVCCSINSTTECTCGAEGSCPSSIAPPHSASPHEGLPHSEVLKQFFISNLKKCAKLEYNLNDFNICTSVVLENCSIVFLNAYKTVSLCKYLTCCLCNVLELFHIKCDILFKNAFNNNTNNSNIQSINELISKIKWMTHDSKVEKNKELSKIFSANLLLFVYAQSKLTDDGEYFMYLINQNFKNTIDSYRSEYTDEMNSLNSYITMLSKNMNDTLRVHIKNVLDITTKVMPLFVGKMHEFVTANEQIVEEHADLKKPPSNGFILLHDSIAGEGTSSGPILSKLYEEKYLKSIEERFLQMEFPNELQKFSEMNSIFYELLILLTDIIIQTNIMYDIKAYNKALAQVLKNKKVSGGVHHIGVGCLEFKNFLYSLMTERGDSQLGIFKPTEGEAKEMIPMSGNKIVINNSFPALRRKLNVYKLDEHIGEVLIQKNINFNLKVPKGAKDFTGEDMQLRNIFFDFIKKKFLLHGAVEIDTPIFELKETLTDKYGEDSKLIFDLKDQGGENLSLRYDLTVPLYRFVNTNNLNSLKRFHIGKVYRRDEPSMNRGRFREFYQCDFDIVGKYDTVRTDFHILFIFWDILNNLKKVIGNFNCKINHRKILEYMLLSCNIHKDKVKTISSSIDKLDKITFQQFRDELLNEKGIPVESVDKIETYISRTLSLSPFLVIEFLRNDL is encoded by the coding sequence atgagcataagCGTTTACAAGAGCAAAATATTCAACACCAAAGATGTGGTCGATGTATGCATACACCAGAAGCTCCTGAAGCTGGAATCGTCCAGCTTTAAAGATTCCGTGTATAAATTGAACGAGCATAAGAAAAGTGTAGACGAGTTAGCAAAGGGGGATGGGTCATTCATCACTGGGACGAACGTAAATgtagggggggaagaagtccCAAAAGGAGAGCAGAAGGCCGGACAAGGAAAATCCCGCAGCTATCACATGGACGAATTGAAatgtttgtactttttttttctgataaaTATGCTAAGATTTAAGAACAATTTGGATTTAAATTTGATAAGGAGCGTTTGTTGCTCGATCAACAGCACCACGGAGTGTACTTGTGGGGCCGAGGGGTCATGTCCCTCATCAATTGCTCCCCCGCACAGTGCATCACCACATGAGGGACTCCCTCACAGTGAAGTACTAAAACAGTTCTTCATTtcgaatttgaaaaaatgtgccaaATTGGAATACAACCTGAATGATTTTAACATATGTACAAGTGTTGTCCTAGAAAATTGTAGcatagtttttttaaatgcttaCAAAACGGTTTCCTTGTGCAAGTACCTGACCTGCTGCCTGTGCAACGTTTTGGAGTTATTTCACATAAAgtgtgatattttatttaaaaatgcctTTAATAATAACACGAATAATAGTAACATACAATCGATAAATGAACTgataagtaaaataaaatggatgaCACACGATTCTAAGGTGGAGAAGAATAAGGAGCTGTCCAAAATTTTTAGCGCAAACTTGTTGTTGTTTGTTTATGCGCAAAGTAAACTAACGGATGATggtgaatattttatgtacttaataaatcaaaattttaagaacACCATAGATAGCTATAGAAGTGAGTACACAGACGAAATGAACTCGTTAAATAGCTATATCACCATGTtgagtaaaaatatgaatgacACTCTTAGGGTTCACATTAAGAATGTGCTTGACATTACAACCAAGGTGATGCCATTATTTGTTGGGAAAATGCACGAATTTGTTACGgcgaatgaacaaattgtaGAAGAACACGCAGATTTGAAGAAGCCTCCGTCGAACGGATTTATATTGCTACATGACTCCATCGCAGGGGAAGGCACATCATCAGGTCCAATCCTCTCCAAGttgtatgaagaaaaatatttaaagagCATCGAAGAGAGGTTCCTACAGATGGAGTTCCCCAACGAGTTGCAAAAGTTTAGCGAAATGAACAGCATATTTTACGAGCTGCTAATTCTGCTGACGGATATTATTATTCAGACGAACATTATGTACGACATAAAGGCATATAACAAAGCGCTAGCACAAgtgttgaaaaataaaaaagtgtcAGGGGGTGTTCACCACATAGGGGTCGGGTGTCTCGAGTTTAAGAATTTTCTCTACTCCCTGATGACAGAAAGGGGGGACTCCCAATTGGGCATTTTTAAACCAACAGAAGGGGAGGCAAAAGAAATGATACCTATGagtggaaacaaaattgttatcaATAATTCCTTTCCTGCGCtaaggagaaaattaaaCGTGTACAAATTGGATGAACACATAGGGGAAGTACTAATCCAGAAGAatatcaattttaatttgaaagTTCCGAAAGGTGCCAAAGATTTTACAGGAGAAGACATGCAATTGAGAAATATCTTTTTCGATTTTATAAAGAAGAAGTTTTTACTACACGGAGCAGTAGAAATAGATACCCCAATTTTTGAACTTAAGGAGACATTAACGGATAAATATGGAGAGGattcaaaattaatattCGATTTGAAGGAccaaggaggggaaaatctATCTCTTAGATATGATTTAACTGTTCCTTTATATCGATTTGTCAACACAAACAATTTGAACTCTCTGAAAAGGTTTCATATAGGGAAAGTCTATCGAAGAGATGAACCAAGTATGAACAGAGGCAGATTTAGAGAGTTCTATCAATGCGACTTTGACATCGTAGGAAAATATGACACAGTCCGTACAgactttcacattttgttcatattctgggatattttaaataacttaaaaaaggtaattgGTAATTTTAACTGCAAAATAAATCACAGAAAGATTTTAGAATACATGCTTCTCTCCTGTAATATTCACAAGGATAAGGTAAAAACGATTTCCAGCAGTATAGACAAATTGGACAAAATAACGTTTCAGCAATTTAGGGATGAGTTATTAAATGAGAAGGGAATCCCCGTCGAATCGGTTGATAAAATCGAAACGTATATTTCGAGGACGTTAAgtttgtccccttttttggtcATCGAATTTTTGAGAAACGATTTAA
- a CDS encoding hypothetical protein (putative) — protein sequence ADSKKGNKKVHTKLNCFLFLFSYRKSVVTERLSTSVPLPNMEVEWDNETVTKFYNYLCGTISYQYCVELEKDLRIETGTEEKLNKQSCSSCSDHHSDVNISCFKFKKDDDDVLGEILDSEKDQENVKMSLAEITQKAFTIYTNVIAKAASKGENKVTLETDHFLRSDILRLVFSKYITTKVKERITEISSKSTKNFVSLANPLNINEHDLNKIKTDTIASLMHDHVGLQKNFLGRDYTKLIFDELVFIEYNNQFNEFGREYKNVRTYFYCWTYITSLDRQKQRGLYKLLKELSLLPYELNKKANLSLQIGTLFQFLYFSPNKSYLKKHCQGGYGKMDNGQKITCIYVPFVHSNDDVEIKLYKSEYNEESDKAEPTISDATTLPFNERDGAPFRVIKPESDSLIFLQTRNVSYEISKTKNKFFTVNFSISGPVSTERRL from the coding sequence GCTGATTCGAagaagggaaacaaaaaggttCACACCAAACTGAactgttttcttttccttttttcgtacCGCAAATCCGTCGTAACGGAACGACTTTCCACGTCTGTTCCTCTTCCCAATATGGAAGTCGAGTGGGATAACGAAACAGtgacaaaattttacaattatttGTGCGGGACGATTAGCTACCAATATTGCGTCGAACTAGAAAAAGATCTGAGAATAGAAACCGGAACtgaggaaaaattaaacaaacaAAGTTGCAGCTCATGTAGTGACCATCATAGCGATGTAAATATAAGTtgctttaaatttaaaaaagatgatgatgatgtATTGGGAGAAATACTAGACAGTGAAAAGGACcaagaaaatgtgaaaatgtCCCTGGCAGAAATAACACAAAAAGCATTCactatatatacaaatgtaATTGCAAAGGCTGCTtccaaaggagaaaataaagtaaCCCTAGAAACggatcattttttaagaagtGATATTTTGAGACTGGTTTTTAGTAAGTATATAACAACAAAGGTGAAGGAAAGAATCACAGAAATAAGTTCCAAgagcacaaaaaattttgtttctttggCCAACCCCCTGAACATAAACGAACATGacttaaataaaataaagactGACACAATTGCAAGTTTGATGCATGATCATGTGGggctacaaaaaaatttcctgGGCAGGGACTACACCAAGTTAATATTTGACGAGTTAGTTTTTATCGAGTATAATAACCAGTTTAATGAATTTGGTAGGGAGtacaaaaatgtgcgaaCCTATTTTTACTGCTGGACGTACATTACTAGCTTGGACAGACAGAAACAAAGAGGCTTATATAAACTCCTAAAAGAGCTATCATTACTTCCGTATGAgctaaataaaaaggcaaattTATCTTTGCAGATAGGCACACTATTTCAGTTTTTGTACTTCTCTCCCAATAAgtcttatttaaaaaagcatTGCCAAGGGGGGTATGGCAAAATGGACAACGGGCAGAAAATTACGTGTATTTATGTCCCCTTTGTGCATTCAAATGATGACGTAGAAATTAAGTTGTACAAAAGTGAGTATAACGAGGAGAGTGATAAGGCAGAACCGACCATTAGTGATGCAACAACTCTTCCATTCAACGAAAGGGATGGTGCCCCTTTTCGGGTGATAAAACCTGAAAGTGACTCGCTTATCTTTTTGCAAACAAGGAATGTCTCGTACGAAATTTCGAAGACgaagaataaatttttcactgTGAACTTTTCTATTTCGGGGCCCGTTTCCACGGAGCGCCGCTTA
- a CDS encoding hypothetical protein (putative), whose amino-acid sequence MFQKISCLPLIGKICKNHQKATFASVPLVNKIVRTSNCFSFNNLANEKDEAVRNVLDDGISFLLFGDCTVYHKKGLTYEIGYRRSVHLGNSTELILPTHCIRNNIRDRPWGIESPHRSEDPGKGILPTNPIPSVCVEKTLHFSWLKNIRKKQYYKIIGKMGVKKRNAGMYWSFYVNKRKKIRKKRRTI is encoded by the coding sequence atgtttcaaaaaataagttgCCTTCCTTTAATTGGGAAAATCTGTAAGAACCATCAGAAGGCCACCTTTGCTTCTGTTCCGTTagtaaacaaaattgtgcgtACAAGCAACTGCTTCAGTTTTAACAATTtagcaaatgaaaaagacGAAGCGGTGCGCAACGTGTTGGATGATGGCATTTCCTTTCTGCTATTCGGGGACTGCACCGtctatcataaaaaagggttaaCTTACGAAATAGGATATAGAAGAAGCGTCCATTTGGGAAACAGCACTGAACTTATTCTACCAACACATTGCATAAGGAACAACATCAGAGATAGACCTTGGGGAATTGAGAGCCCCCATCGCAGTGAAGACCCTGGAAAGGGAATACTCCCCACCAATCCGATACCCAGCGTATGTGTAGAGAAAACACTTCATTTTAGTTGGCTCAAAAATATTAGGAAGAAACAGTACTACAAGATTATCGGAAAAAtgggagttaaaaaaagaaacgctGGAATGTACTGGAGCTTCTACGTCAacaagaggaaaaaaattagaaagaAGCGCAGGACTATTTAA
- a CDS encoding fructose 1, translating to MVLNIIEIFSLATGSEYKNAPLKLPADVAEEIATTAKKLVEAGKGILAADESTQTIKKRFDNINVENTIENRASYRDLLFGTKGLGKFISGAILFEETLFQKNEAGVPLVNLLHDEGIIPGIKVDKGLVTIPCTDDEKSTQGLDGLAERCKEYYKAGARFAKWRAVLVIDPAKGKPTDLSIQETAWGLARYASICQQNKLVPIVEPEILADGSHTIEVCATVTQKVLACVFKALHDHGILMEGALLKPNMVTAGYDCAVKTKTQDIGFLTVRTLSRTVPPALPGVVFLSGGQSEEEASVNLNSINALGPHPWALTFSYGRALQASVLNTWKGKKENVEKAREVLLKRAEANSLATYGKYKGGAGGADAGASLYEKKYVY from the exons ATGGTACTGAACATAATTGAGATCTTTTCACTT GCCACAGGATCCGAATATAAAAACGCCCCCCTCAAACTACCCGCAGATGTTGCTGAAGAAATAGCAACCACAGCAAAGAAGCTTGTTGAAGCAGGAAAGGGAATTTTAGCTGCTGATGAATCGACCCAAACTATTAAGAAAAGATTCGATAACATCAATGTAGAAAATACCATCGAGAATAGAGCTAGCTACAGAGACTTACTTTTCGGAACGAAGGGATTAGGCAAATTTATATCAGGAGCAATTTTGTTTGAAGAAACTCTATTCCAGAAGAATGAAGCTGGTGTCCCTTTGGTAAATTTATTACACGATGAGGGAATCATTCCAGGAATTAAGGTTGACAAAGGTTTAGTTACAATTCCATGCACTGATGATGAGAAGTCAACCCAAGGATTGGATGGTCTAGCTGAGAGGTGTAAAGAATATTACAAAGCTGGTGCAAGGttcgcaaaatggagagctGTATTAGTAATTGATCCAGCTAAGGGAAAGCCAACTGATTTATCCATTCAAGAAACTGCATGGGGATTAGCTAGATATGCATCTATCTGCCAACAGAACAAACTCGTACCAATTGTTGAACCCGAAATTTTGGCTGATGGTTCTCACACTATAGAAGTATGTGCAACTGTAACTCAGAAGGTCTTGGCTTGTGTTTTTAAAGCATTACATGATCACGGAATTCTGATGGAAGGAGCTTTATTGAAACCCAACATGGTGACCGCAGGATACGACTGTGCTGTGAAAACCAAAACGCAGGATATTGGTTTCCTCACAGTGAGGACTTTAAGTAGGACGGTGCCCCCAGCTTTACCAGGAGTTGTATTCTTATCGGGAGGCCaatcagaagaagaagcatcTGTCAATTTGAATTCCATCAATGCGTTAGGTCCACACCCATGGGCGTTGACCTTTTCCTACGGTAGAGCATTGCAGGCGTCTGTCTTGAATACttggaaaggaaagaaggagaatGTTGAAAAGGCAAGAGAAGTGTTACTAAAGAGAGCAGAAGCGAACTCCTTGGCGACATATGGAAAGTACAAGGGAGGTGCAGGCGGAGCCGATGCAGGTGCATCCCTATACGAAAAGAAGTATGTCTATTGA
- a CDS encoding hypothetical protein (putative), which produces MNDIMKEDSQIKCKNIVSIYTIRMYLNGVIIGYVFRREIYRKFYVYKNDNLIFHCLKKGFCSVARNKGPPSTTHLSSKSLSHHRKIRLASKLNYYNSRKVNKYISNFFPFRNLSNLKKNLEVSNFLASRLAFWTCFCTLTCWELNTVFENSVISPICSGLVASAFNKVIFREYHKILIPGWLGCILSYIIFI; this is translated from the exons ATCCATATACACCATTCGAATGTATCTAAATGGGGTCATAATTGGATATGTTTTTAGACGTGAAATTTATAGAAagttttatgtatataaaaatgacaacTTGATATTtcattgtttaaaaaaagggttctGTTCAGTAGCACGCAATAAGGGTCCTCCCAGCACAACTCACTTATCATCCAAGAGTTTATCTCATCATAGAAAAATCCGTCTGGCTAGTAAATTAAACTACTACAATAGTCGTAAGGTCAACAAATATAtcagtaattttttccccttccgtAATTTatccaatttgaagaaaaacctGGAGGTCTCAAATTTCCTCGCTTCGAGACTTGCATTCTGGACAT GCTTCTGCACCTTAACGTGCTGGGAATTGAACACAGTATTTGAGAATAGTGTGATTTCCCCCATATGTTCTGGCCTCGTAGCTTCCGCATTCAA CAAAGTAATTTTCAGGGAGTACCACAAGATTCTCATCCCTGGATGGCTCGGCTGCATCTTAAG ctacattattttcatttaa